The following proteins are encoded in a genomic region of Coregonus clupeaformis isolate EN_2021a chromosome 14, ASM2061545v1, whole genome shotgun sequence:
- the LOC121581691 gene encoding uncharacterized protein LOC121581691: protein MEEKEVQITQTFAPASSPPQSRASDDRGLLLSLVPKPGTLSSSSPLLSPSSPPPPGSAVYSLQSKVNTLSGGREGKRERVREDNRASELQAEGPVSFQALPRQKGRSRGEVPPPVPFRHFDQRNRSSSSEDEVEEEVVARVQLHTDPTEPQREKESWGAMGKGAEKGERGGPAGGVPGQSRGLGEGASLESLENIQSDSTGATKEDPPPSPKPAPASSSTSSSSSSSSHRHWAPPKGFWRVARPETLILNRVSTKSTVGTQTTMPIPSSFVRLKDEPPANATLSGPQSKSRLASVDSVDEDKDESEGCWNMLRSDSLDCYLERCDKKEAKEPMDRVGGLWRAESWESVCSQEGTLSLGETMEANQRSRGRSVNRRRNAKRGEEKGGVEIPYLCVDQIHKRDVSLDASAFRNHKWDSNIPQQELLELPGSHFNPVELPLSPRHEQAMLLLERARLKAHFNHAKGERPPTRRAHSAQRYNPRRQQSGSDSPLLQKAVDFKPKEELTAPPSSGPLLLPQSKDLSPGGRNRRYGNSPTRVRFEDESEKEVESRYLDRVRERVRATGQKSKGTLEKKAESSISITVPNAASTQVMEVVVVVRKCEACGSILRDPPVPEPETAPPQPGNAEENQGRMVPRWVPPAQSDGISQPDQPSSVHPKAAGVTFGEVLILGEDTEGGAGGGVGERASGFGKLRRRSRKGESRLKRVGSGHGPYGASWAHRRNSNPRNRVNVCRRAVTFALGSPVALDRPLVGDSGNSSPKDRDAPTPQLPIKSALKSGSKSRVSGQRVVKLLPSVQHRLINLDEEAGGSPQHDLITTEQHGEGPISAPSGSPPSSTLVPCIRPSSLRYSPARITPDLPPAELWDTAADGAGE from the exons ATGGAGGAGAAAGAGGTCCAAATCACACAAACATTTGCTCCCGCCAGCTCTCCGCCTCAGTCAAGAGCCTCTGATGACCGGGGCCTCCTCCTGAGTCTTGTCCCCAAGCCTGGcacactctcttcctcctctcccttgcTTTCCCCTTCTTCCCCCCCTCCTCCAGGCTCCGCCGTCTATTCCCTGCAGTCCAAGGTGAATACACTctccggagggagagagggaaagagggagagggtgagggaggacaATAGGGCCTCAGAGCTCCAGGCAGAGGGACCAGTCTCGTTCCAGGCCCTGCCCAGACAGAAGGGCCGCAGTAGGGGGGAGGTGCCACCACCTGTGCCCTTCCGGCACTTTGACCAGAGGAATAGGTCCAGCAGTAGTGAAGacgaggtagaggaagaggtggTGGCCAGGGTACAGCTCCACACCGACCCGACTGAACcacagagggagaaggagagctgGGGTGCCATGGGGAAGGGggcagagaagggggagaggggaggcccGGCTGGGGGTGTGCCGGGGCAGTCTCGCGGTTTGGGGGAGGGGGCCAGCTTGGAGAGCTTGGAGAACATCCAGTCAGACAGCACCGGCGCAACCAAGGAGGACCCCCCTCCTTCTCCAAAGCCCGCTCCTgcatcctcctccacctcctcttcctcctcttcctcttctcacaGACACTGGGCACCTCCTAAAGGCTTCTGGAGGGTGGCACGCCCGGAGACTCTGATTCTGAATAGGGTGAGCACCAAGTCTACTGTGGGCACTCAGACTACAATGCCCATACCCTCGTCATTTGTACGTCTGAAGGACGAACCCCCTGCGAATGCCACCCTCTCAGGGCCCCAGAGTAAGTCAAGACTGGCTTCTGTGGATTCTGTAGACGAGGACAAGGACGAGAGTGAAGGGTGTTGGAACATGCTGCGTTCGGACAGCCTGGACTGCTACCTGGAGAGGTGTGATAAGAAAGAAGCGAAGGAGCCTATGGATCGCGTGGGGGGGCTGTGGAGGGCAGAGAGCTGGGAGAGCGTGTGCTCGCAGGAAGGGACGCTTTCGCTGGGGGAGACCATGGAGGCCAACCAGAGATCCAGAGGACGGTCAGTGAACAGACGAAGGAAcgccaagagaggagaggagaaaggtggCGTGGAGATCCCGTACCTCTGTGTCGACCAGATACACAAGAGAGATG TGTCTCTAGACGCATCTGCCTTCCGGAACCATAAGTGGGATTCAAACATTCCACAACAGGAGCTGCTTGAACTGCCCGG CTCACACTTCAACCCTGTGGAACTTCCTCTGAGCCCCAGACATGAGCAGGCCATGCTCCTGCTGGAGAGGGCTCGGTTAAAAGCCCACTTCAATCACGCCAAAGGGGAACGCCCCCCAACCCGCCGCGCCCATTCTGCACAGAGATACAACCC CAGGAGGCAGCAATCTGGGAGTGAttcaccactgctccaaaaggCTGTGGATTTTAAACCCAAGGAAGAGTTGACAGCCCCTCCCTCATCAggccctctcctgctcccacaAAGCAAAGACCTCTCCCCTGGGGGGCGTAATCGTCGGTATGGTAACTCACCAACAAGGGTACGGTTTGAGGACGAATCAGAGAAGGAGGTGGAGTCTCGCTACCTGGATCGGGTGAGGGAACGTGTGCGGGCCACGGGACAGAAATCCAAGGGCACTCTGGAAAAGAAGGCGGAGTCTAGCATCAGCATTACTGTCCCGAACGCTGCTTCCACCCAGGTAAtggaggtagtggtggtggtgaggaaATGTGAAGCTTGTGGATCCATTCTTAGGGATCCTCCGGTGCCCGAACCAGAGACTGCTCCGCCCCAGCCCGGCAACGCGGAGGAGAATCAGGGCAGGATGGTCCCTCGCTGGGTCCCCCCAGCCCAATCAGACGGGATCTCCCAACCAGACCAGCCCAGCAGCGTCCACCCCAAAGCGGCAGGGGTCACCTTCGGTGAGGTCCTGATTCTGGGAGAGGATACAGAGGGCGGGGCCGGGggtggagtgggggagagggcCTCCGGTTTCGGGAAGTTGAGGAGGCGCAGCAGGAAGGGAGAGAGCCGGCTGAAACGGGTGGGCTCAGGACATGGCCCCTATGGTGCCTCGTGGGCCCACCGTCGGAACTCCAACCCCAGAAACAGGGTCAACGTGTGCAGGCGAGCCGTCACCTTTGCTCTAGGCAGCCCTGTAGCTCTGGACCGCCCTCTGGTGGGAGACTCCGGAAACAGCAGCCCCAAGGATAGGGACGCCCCAACCCCGCAGCTGCCCATTAAGTCAGCTCTGAAGTCAGGCTCCAAGAGCAGGGTGAGTGGGCAGCGTGTGGTAAAGCTCCTGCCCTCGGTTCAGCATCGCCTCATCAACCTGGACGAGGAGGCAGGGGGAAGCCCTCAGCATGACCTCATCACCACAGAGCAACATGGAGAGGGTCCTATCTCTGCCCCCTCAGGGTCTCCCCCTAGCTCCACCTTAGTCCCCTGCATCCGGCCGTCCTCCCTCAGGTACTCCCCTGCCAGGATCACCCCTGACCTCCCCCCTGCGGAACTCTGGGACACTGCTGCAGATGGAGCTGGTGAGTAG
- the LOC121581473 gene encoding uncharacterized protein KIAA1614-like, whose product MLVALPECRPALRCLGVSRAEDLRAELLRAEHLKAEAQWEDGQEGARRSMAERDGRPKLSLRRFFSSIGLHSVGRLVKGGRSSSMEQLSISVPRASSASPSPTHTRLQRTPSLQALNTVSPLAQLRKASSVQSLERRVERSTILREVSVPNSLAPRVIQKALSVEDVLAPRVVRPVGPMGRVVQAFPDGTLRLELTRPPNGPFGFVISRGKGRPVTGVYVEQVGDGTEEGLYSGLLGVGDEILEVNGEAVVGLTLDLVTRLMTRDSTASIRVLPHRRNHR is encoded by the exons ATGCTGGTGGCTCTTCCAGAGTGCCGCCCTGCCCTGCGCTGCTTGGGCGTGTCCCGAGCAGAGGACCTAAGGGCAGAGTTATTGAGAGCGGAGCACCTGAAGGCGGAGGCTCAGTGGGAGGATGGCCAAGAGGGGGCTCG GAGGTCTATGGCAGAGCGGGACGGCAGACCAAAGCTATCGCTGCGACGGTTCTTCTCCTCCATCGGGCTGCACAGTGTGGGCAGGCTGGTGAAGGGAGGGCGCTCCAGCAGCATGGAACAGCTCAGCATCTCAGTGCCGCGGGCCAGCTCCGCCTCACCCAGCCCCACCCACACCCGCCTGCAGAGGACCCCCTCACTACAGGCCCTGAACACA GTGTCCCCACTGGCCCAGCTTCGGAAAGCCTCCTCTGTGCAGAgtctggagaggagagtggagcgTTCGACCATTCTGAGAGAGGTGTCCGTGCCTAACAGCCTGGCACCcag GGTGATTCAGAAAGCCCTGAGCGTGGAAGATGTGTTAGCCCCTCGGGTGGTGCGTCCCGTGGGTCCAATGGGTCGGGTTGTCCAGGCCTTCCCTGATGGGACCCTCCGGTTGGAGCTCACCAGACCCCCTAATGGCCCTTTTGGGTTCGTCATCTCACGAGGCAAAGGTCGACCGGTCACAG GTGTGTACGTGGAGCAGGTAGGGGACGGTACTGAGGAGGGCCTGTACTCTGGGCTCCTGGGTGTTGGGGATGAGATCCTGGAGGTGAATGGGGAGGCGGTGGTCGGACTGACCCTGGATCTGGTGACACGCCTCATGACCCGCGACAGCACCGCCTCTATCCGGGTCCTGCCACACCGTCGGAACCATCGCTGA